The segment ACAGAAACAGCGGATTAACATTGCACGAGCCTTTCTAAGGGACCCTGAAATTCTCATGATGGATGAGGCAACCGCAAGCCTGGATAGCCAATCGGAAAAGATCGTCCAGCAGGCGTTGACTCGGTTGATGGAGGGGCGTACAACCTTTGTTATTGCACATCGATTATCAACCATTACAGATGCTGATAAAATAATTTTTATAGAAAAAGGGAAGGTGACTGGGAGCGGGACGCATGAGGAATTGACGCAAACCCATGCACTGTATCGCGAGTTTGCCAAGCAGCAGCTATCGTGATGCGAAGATGCCTAACGCAAAGGGTCTGTCCCTCACTACTTTAGCACATTAGCGTAGCGAGGGGCAGGCCCCTTCATAAACTCTACAGCTTAACAATCGTCCGTCCACGGACTTTTCCTTCTAAAATTTCCTCTAGCATGTTTGGAACTTCCTCCAACGATACTTCGTTGACAACGTCTCCTGTAAGAAATGTAGGCTTTAAGTCGTCAGCTAAACGGTTCCAGACTTTCGTGCGTAACTCCATCGGACATTGAACAGAATCAATGCCGAGCCAGTTCACCCCTCTGGAGATAAATGGAAGGACGGTTGTAGAGACTTCGACGCCGCCCACTAGCCCGCTGGTAGCAACAGATCCATCGTATTTCAGGCTGCTCAGCATATATTGTAGGGTTTGCCCGCCGACTGGATCAACGGCTGCTGCCCACTTTTTCTTTCTTGTTGGCGTTCCGTCTGTATCGGCCACTTCCTCCCGATCTATGATTTCTTTTGCGCCTAATTTTTTCAGGTATTCTGCTTCACTGGACTTTCCAGTGCTCGCTGTAACGTCGTATCCTTTTTTAGCTAGCATATCTACAGAGAGGCTGCCGACACCACCTGTAGCTCCTGCAACGAGTACGGAGCCTTTACTTGGGTTTAGGCCATTGTCCTCAAGTCTTTGGATCGATAACCCAGCCGTTAATCCAGCTGTGCCAAGGGCCATTGATTCTTTGAGGGATAAGCCTTCTGGTAGCGGTACGACCCAATCCTTGGGTACTCTTGCAACCTCGCTAAACCCGCCAGAATGCTCTGTTCCAAGAGCATAACTTGTTACAATGACTTCCTCTCCCTTTTTAAAACTTCCATCTGCAGAATCGATTACAGTTCCGGCTAAGTCAATCCCTGGGACGTGAGGGTAAGATTCAACCATTTGATTTTTAATACCAACCATCCCATCTTTATAATTAATGCTGGAATAGGCAACCTGTATGGTTACTTCTCCTTCGGGTAAATCCTCCATCGTTAAACTTTTAACTTCTAAACGGCTTTGTTCATTTTCTTTATCTAACACAAGTGCTTGAAAAGTGTCCATTTTATTGATCCCGTCCTTTTCTATTAGAATAGCTATACCTTATCATATATCCTTTTTATATCGGAGCAAAACATACTGGTATTCTTTTTTAGCTTATGCCGTAATATGTAGCATATATTCCTATCACAAGCCGGAACATCATATTCCACTCAAAAAAGCAAAACGGCATCTTTTTCCATAGAATAACGTATACTGTACGGGGAAAAAGAGGATGATTTGAATGACAGAATATGAACTGAGAGTACATGAGGATATAAAGGTGTGGAGGAAAAAAGTTCTGAAGCGGTCCAGTCTATTCAATCAGTTATCGAAGAAAGCACAAACAAAAGTGAATGGCCTGATTCCCGAGAGAGCCCATAAAATTATTACAGAGAGTATAAAAAGTATGGTAAAGGCGACCTTGGTCGGATCGAATATTACAAAGGCAAAGCAACAACCAGCTGGCGTAAATTTGTATGACAGGGATGAGCTCATGAAGGAAAAGCTGACATCTTACCGGAAAACAGCAGTTATTGAAGGGGCGGGCACAGGTGCAGGAGGTATCTTCCTCGGACTTGCTGATTTTCCGTTGCTTTTATCGATAAAGATGAAATTTTTGTTCGAAGCAGCGGCCGTCTATGGATATGATACAAAGGAATATGAGGAGCGTCTGTTCATTTTACATGTGTTCCAGCTTGCATTTTCAAGTGACGAAAGGCGGAGGAAAACCTTTCGTATCATAGCGAATTGGGAATCTGAAAAGGGAAAGCTATTGGATATGGATTGGCGTGTCTTTCAACAGGAGTACCGAGATTATATTGATCTAATTAAAATGCTGCAATTAATTCCGGGATTTGGCGCAATTGTAGGAGCGTATGCCAATCATAATCTCCTTGATACACTGGGGGAAACAGCGATGAATGCTTACCGATTGCGGTTTTTGCAACTGTAAAAGAGGCCTGTCCCTCCCCGCTTTATCACTTTAGCACGGGAGGGACAGGCCCCATTAAATCATTAAAATTCTTCATAAGTAGCTGGATCTTGATCTTTATTTCTGCCATCAGGGCGAGTTAATGTTGCGATCGTACTCATTTCTGTATCATCAAGCGAAAAATCGAAAATCGATATATTTTCTAACTGTCGCACGTAAGTTGCAGATTTAGGTATTGGAATTGCCCCTAGTTGATAATGCCAGCGTAAAATAACTTGTGAAATTGTTTTGTTGTGCTGGTCGGCAATCCTTTGAATCTGTTCATTTTGTAAGACTGCATTTGCCCGACCCAAAGGACTCCAGGATTGTGTCTGAACATTATTTTCTTCATGCCATTTTCTTTGGTCTTCCTGGTTGAAAAATGGATGTAATTCTATTTGATTAATGCTTGGCTTAACACCTGTTTCCTTATCTAAACGATCGATATGTTCAGGCAAGAAGTTACACACACCGATAGAACGAATTAATCCCCATTTTTTAGCATCAATTAGCGCCTGCCAAGCTTCCACATATGTATCTTGTATTGGGTTGGGCCAATGAATGAGATATAAATCATAATAGTCCAAATTCGCGCGGTATAAAGATTCCTGAATGGTAGTAACCGCTTTATCATATGTTTGATAACGCCCTGGTAATTTGGATGTAATTCTTAAGTCTTCTCTCGGAATAGAACTGCGCCTCAGCGCTTCACCTACAGTACCTTCGTTTTCATAATTATAAGCAGTATCAATGAGTCGATAGCCTACATCCATTGCATTAGTTATAGCGTTAGCGCCTTCATTTCCATTAAGGTTAAATGTTCCAAAACCTATGACCGGCACAGTCAAGCCATCATTGAGTGTAATCTTAGGAATTGAGTTACTCATAGCCAATCACTCCTTTCATTATTATTTCAAGATTACCACTCATTTAAGTAGAAGTTCAAATTTATGAACTGAAAAAAGAGAAAACACCTAATGCCAATATGCTAAAGCATTAGATGTTTTCCAAAAAGTAATCAGATCTCACATCTTAATCGTTATATTTTTTGTTAGTAATCGGATCAACCATAATATAATAGCGATTAAAAGGATGGTTCCTGCTGTAGCTCCATATACCGGCAAATTAATGGAGTCGAATGGGAGCCAGTTTGACAGAGGTTCTCCTAGTTCGGTCCCCCAAAGCAAATCGGCAATGACCATAAACACAAGGGCACTTGTGATAAATCCCAAACCAATGAGCCATCCAAATCGATAGTATCCTGCACCGATAAACCAGCCAATGATATAATAGATGAGTATATTTAAGGTATACATCAGCAGTGATACTAGCCAGCTACTACTGTGAATCAGGATTGACGAACCAAGAATTGCCTTTGGCAGAAAAATACTAATACTATTATCAGAGGTCTCGATAACGTTACCTGCCATGGACCGATCAAATGTAACAGGTAAATTGGTCATTTCCATGACGACATATTCTAGACCAGTTAACACGCTCGCAATGACAGCAATGGCAATAGCAATTCCAGCTGCAGCCAACGCTGACCCTGTGAAGTAATCTTTTCGGGTCACGCCATGATTGAGATAAAAAGTCAGGAATGCATAGGCTGAGAGAATGCCGATTACAAGCATATAAATTTTGCTGGAACCATGAGAAA is part of the Virgibacillus sp. NKC19-16 genome and harbors:
- a CDS encoding acrylyl-CoA reductase family protein; its protein translation is MDTFQALVLDKENEQSRLEVKSLTMEDLPEGEVTIQVAYSSINYKDGMVGIKNQMVESYPHVPGIDLAGTVIDSADGSFKKGEEVIVTSYALGTEHSGGFSEVARVPKDWVVPLPEGLSLKESMALGTAGLTAGLSIQRLEDNGLNPSKGSVLVAGATGGVGSLSVDMLAKKGYDVTASTGKSSEAEYLKKLGAKEIIDREEVADTDGTPTRKKKWAAAVDPVGGQTLQYMLSSLKYDGSVATSGLVGGVEVSTTVLPFISRGVNWLGIDSVQCPMELRTKVWNRLADDLKPTFLTGDVVNEVSLEEVPNMLEEILEGKVRGRTIVKL
- a CDS encoding EcsC family protein, which codes for MTEYELRVHEDIKVWRKKVLKRSSLFNQLSKKAQTKVNGLIPERAHKIITESIKSMVKATLVGSNITKAKQQPAGVNLYDRDELMKEKLTSYRKTAVIEGAGTGAGGIFLGLADFPLLLSIKMKFLFEAAAVYGYDTKEYEERLFILHVFQLAFSSDERRRKTFRIIANWESEKGKLLDMDWRVFQQEYRDYIDLIKMLQLIPGFGAIVGAYANHNLLDTLGETAMNAYRLRFLQL
- a CDS encoding aldo/keto reductase, whose protein sequence is MSNSIPKITLNDGLTVPVIGFGTFNLNGNEGANAITNAMDVGYRLIDTAYNYENEGTVGEALRRSSIPREDLRITSKLPGRYQTYDKAVTTIQESLYRANLDYYDLYLIHWPNPIQDTYVEAWQALIDAKKWGLIRSIGVCNFLPEHIDRLDKETGVKPSINQIELHPFFNQEDQRKWHEENNVQTQSWSPLGRANAVLQNEQIQRIADQHNKTISQVILRWHYQLGAIPIPKSATYVRQLENISIFDFSLDDTEMSTIATLTRPDGRNKDQDPATYEEF